In Mytilus edulis chromosome 6, xbMytEdul2.2, whole genome shotgun sequence, the following proteins share a genomic window:
- the LOC139526594 gene encoding ankyrin-3-like, whose protein sequence is MTNIRYINDIDDRHMSAAFIAASHGNEHALQCLLDYGADPYFKVSFSSNNIRRFGTDLVHKCKHIYFCGYTILHIASQNGHIQTVEMLVERYHDKILSKRNSMNLTAFELAAENGHTVITTYLLNKKTSFANLLSLHHAAENGHSSVVKLLLENGVKDTCLLCNDSIYWIPDTHGRMQQDFTVKNIVMYENATTEELYKFYDDWYLITCDTALNAAVRNGHLKIVDILLNEKTNTLTCNAFDGKNPFMTAVQYNQSTILSHLFKYKADVTAKCRNNVYLNKRDLIILGKTERNSLIRIRCTNGMSIIHLLAVHWNRDMFYMLNLIKEVNFNDRDNNNARPLHYAFCHGNNEFIAIAMKLNFNLNVRSRNGSTPYHSAAICKSSTLHVLRTKYKCIIPDSKDVNGLSILQYGSLITYNHDGIKHSNGAFSVLFQTVFDSKHNINNTDVFGRNFLHYVATNGNYYSFISLFGSLSQDDFNMFILQRDKFGQTPVDNLFSSLPKREITEPFKLPLNCALTSIFYTGCKTNLQKILTPGETFIFLVVDYLYRAHFIQHFNLTNYIILSMNRMRLYPLLVLKAYAIVEFQNAVSNIPEIVHLLAGFEGPNIADIILSRENVIKCNGQVSPLHKIIQNDRGKFWTYSNKNSLSRLLGEYAARTLDNCVDKEGFNVLQRAAMGGNIVAVKYLIEKGMNVTVLSRQGNNLLNLAIVSSPVYEYGKVPTYYHNSTRIFLRLYILEKSNETQDYLQEEQENGSVDFSQTLAYILKVLFELPKTDLDMLKNQLCRSNKAKLGLMHLAASKGFLNICKHLFGVNILNCRDSNDITLYYMAHIYNQDHVMEWMDSLEVHNYRPSADIESFLLYNIIANYKIRKEFHWSCRLHYSYRYMHIFRLVYKRCSKIDKHYVLLKNPDVLEIFEKHRVLSFMNSKLNLIDDLTNLKSCFVNFDQRCSHKILILTIGMKRDKEMLRYLKRHLTKTMAFGLNDRVPILQILFNSRNVRPGSLSFLGLFEDKYKYLELLSVKSEIHLLMIESYVKKLQRNGGDLKRKSRAFYEEFKQNAFSNISKIFDTFDENLQALRNITMNKEIIPNN, encoded by the coding sequence ATGACGAATATTAGGTATATAAATGATATAGACGATAGACATATGTCAGCTGCTTTTATAGCTGCATCACATGGAAACGAACATGCACTGCAGTGCTTGTTAGATTATGGAGCTGATCCATATTTCAAAGTATCTTTTTCTTCTAATAATATCCGCCGATTTGGAACAGATTTAGTACATAAATgcaaacacatttatttttgtggatataCTATACTACATATTGCCAGTCAAAATGGGCATATTCAAACTGTGGAAATGTTGGTTGAACGTTATCACGACAAAATACTGTCAAAAAGAAATTCTATGAATCTAACTGCTTTTGAATTAGCAGCCGAAAATGGACACACTGTTATAACAACTTATTTGTTGAACAAAAAGACTTCGTTCGCCAATTTACTATCATTGCATCATGCCGCTGAAAACGGGCATTCTAGTGTAGTAAAATTGTTACTCGAAAACGGAGTGAAAGACACTTGCCTACTTTGCAACGATTCTATCTATTGGATCCCAGATACGCATGGTAGAATGCAGCAAGATTTTACAGTTAAAAATATCGTTATGTATGAGAATGCGACTACGGAAGaactttacaaattttatgatgATTGGTATTTGATAACATGTGATACAGCTTTAAATGCTGCAGTAAGGAATGGGCATTTAAAAATTGTAGATATATTATTAAATGAGAAAACGAATACGCTGACATGTAATGCTTTTGATGGAAAAAACCCTTTTATGACTGCAGTGCAGTATAATCAAAGTACTATTTTAAGTCATTTGTTTAAATACAAAGCTGATGTAACTGCAAAATGTAGAAATAATGTGTACTTGAATAAACGTGACCTTATTATATTGGGAAAAACAGAAAGAAACAGCTTAATACGCATACGCTGTACAAATGGTATGTCAATTATTCATTTATTAGCAGTGCACTGGAATCGGGATATGTTTTATATGCTTAATTTGATCAAAGAAGTGAACTTTAACGATAGAGACAATAACAATGCAAGGCCTTTACATTATGCATTTTGTCATGGTAATAACGAGTTCATAGCAATTGCAATGAAActtaatttcaatttaaatgtaCGCTCCAGAAATGGTTCTACCCCGTACCATTCCGCTGCAATATGTAAATCATCAACCTTGCATGTCCTAAGGACcaaatataaatgtattataCCTGACAGTAAAGACGTCAACGGTCTAAGCATTCTTCAGTATGGCTCACTCATAACATACAACCATGACGGCATTAAACATAGCAATGGAGCTTTTTCTGTTCTTTTCCAAACAGTATTTGATtctaaacataatataaataatacagaTGTTTTCGGGAGAAACTTTTTACACTACGTAGCGACAAACGGAAACTACTATTCGTTCATTTCCTTGTTCGGGTCATTATCACAGGACGATTTCAACATGTTTATACTTCAGCGAGATAAATTTGGACAAACACCAGTAGACAATCTGTTTTCTTCATTGCCAAAGAGGGAGATCACTGAACCATTTAAATTACCTTTAAACTGTGCATTAACTTCAATATTTTACACAGGTTGTAAAACAAATCTACAGAAAATTTTGACACCTGGTGAAACATTCATTTTCCTAGTGGTAGATTATCTATATAGGGCGCATTTTATTCAACATTTCAATTTAACTAATTATATAATACTATCAATGAACAGAATGAGACTATATCCGTTACTAGTTTTAAAAGCATATGCAATAGTCGAATTTCAGAACGCTGTTTCGAACATTCCGGAAATTGTCCACTTATTAGCCGGATTTGAAGGTCCAAATATTGCTGACATTATATTGAGTCGTGAAAATGTAATCAAGTGTAATGGACAAGTGAGTCCATTgcataaaattatacaaaatgatAGAGGAAAATTCTGGACGTATTCAAATAAAAACTCCCTCAGTAGACTCTTAGGGGAATATGCAGCCAGAACACTTGATAATTGTGTAGATAAAGAAGGATTCAATGTGCTGCAAAGGGCTGCAATGGGTGGTAATATAGTAGCTGTTAAGTATTTGATAGAGAAAGGTATGAATGTTACAGTATTGTCTAGACAAGGTAATAATTTGTTAAATTTAGCCATTGTGAGTTCTCCAGTTTACGAATATGGTAAAGTGCCTACCTACTATCACAATAGTACTCGTATATTTTTGCGCCTGTATATTTTGGAGAAAAGTAATGAAACACAAGATTATTTACAAGAGGAACAGGAGAATGGCTCTGTTGATTTTTCACAAACATTAGcgtatattttaaaagttttgtttgaaTTGCCAAAAACAGACTTAGATATGCTAAAGAACCAGTTGTGCCGATCAAATAAAGCTAAGTTGGGATTAATGCATCTTGCGGCATCAAAAGGATTTCTGAATATATGTAAGCACCTTTTTGGGGTCAATATTTTGAATTGTCGAGATTCTAATGATATAACACTTTATTATATGGCACACATATATAATCAGGATCATGTTATGGAATGGATGGATAGTCTTGAGGTACACAATTATCGACCATCAGCTGATATTGAAAGTTTTTTACTTTATAATATTATTGCCAACTACAAGATACGAAAGGAGTTCCATTGGTCATGTAGACTGCATTATAGTTATAGATATATGCACATTTTTAGACTTGTATATAAAAGATGCTCAAAAATCGataaacattatgttttattgaaaaatccagacgttttagaaatatttgaaaaacatagAGTACTTTCATTTATGAACTCAAAACTTAATCTAATAGACGATTTAACGAATTTAAAatcatgttttgtaaattttgatcAACGTTGTTCtcataaaatattgatattgacAATAGGAATGAAGAGAGATAAAGAAATGTTAAGATACCTCAAAAGACACCTAACGAAAACAATGGCCTTTGGGCTAAACGATAGAGTACCGATTTTGCAGATTTTATTTAATAGCCGGAATGTTAGACCAGGGTCACTGTCATTCTTAGGATTATTTGAggacaaatacaaatatttagaaTTGCTCTCCGTTAAAAGTGAAATACACTTGTTAATGATAGAAAGTTATGTGAAAAAGTTACAGAGGAATGGAGgggatttaaaaagaaaatctcGAGCATTCTATGAAGAATTTAAACAAAACGctttttcaaatatttcgaaaatatttgacacattCGATGAAAACCTACAAGCATTAAGAAACATTACTATGAACAAGGAAATAATACCAAATAACTAG
- the LOC139526799 gene encoding protein TANC2-like, with protein MALIGVRVESQYGDDRNIVYSNEKLERRLEHVTDLLNKRRKYHLYLGPSSKTMKLIVTQLYFFICLTYCYISNPSAKENREGCLSMRFNDNWNFDSFIDFDSYVENLHSQSIVSRKWLVGIINEELASSEKGIILTAEMGYGKSSIVSSIVCAKQSSEWHVIRKNVLAHHFCRYDSIRSTNAAYFIRNIASAIVNRYPGLGHLILMDEIANHILYGSRCSEDPILCLEKAILNPLKNKWNNYQFVIIIDAIDECNSEEKHNILELLYRQIDNFPPNIKFIFSSRNIEQVLRKFKDLKSIQLTTYIENKYDILEYIGKISNYAKSQVNLLSNVARGNFLYVKLFLQSCEKLEECDFRNIPSSLEKIYEMNFERAFDAKSSLFEEFMPIFEVLCTMTKPMKEEQIFEVANISSESKRKIERVIGNELGHFIITNDGYLSFLHKTIADFLTCSSRNHLRFFVHNENGHKLFSAYIF; from the exons ATGGCACTTATTGGTGTTCGTGTTGAAAGTCAATATGGTGATGATAGAAACATtgtttattcaaatgaaaaactGGAGAGAAGATTGGAACACGTAACAGATCTTTTAAATAAGAGGAGAAAATATCATCTGTATCTTGGTCCGTCATCCAAAACAATGAAGCTGATTGTAACGCAGTTGTATTTCTTCATATGTTTAACTTATTGTTATATTTCCAATCCATCAGCAAAGGAGAATCGTGAAG GATGTTTAAGCATGCGGTTTAATGATAATTGGAATTTTGATAGTTTTATTGATTTTGACTCTTATGTTGAAAATCTACACAGCCAGAGTATTGTGAGTAGAAAGTGGTTAGTTGGTATAATAAATGAAGAACTGGCATCTTCGGAAAAGGGAATTATTCTTACAGCGGAAATGGGTTACGGAAAATCATCAATAGTTTCTAGTATAGTTTGTGCTAAACAATCATCGGAATGGCATGTTATACGTAAGAATGTGTTAGCACATCACTTTTGTAGGTATGACTCAATCCGATCAACCAACGCAGCATATTTCATTCGTAATATAGCGAGTGCTATTGTCAATAGATATCCAGGGCTAGGTCATTTAATTTTGATGGACGAAATTGCAAATCACATATTATACGGATCAAGATGTTCAGAAGACCCTATATTATGTTTGGAAAAAGCGATTCTCAATCCTTTAAAGAACAAATGGAATAATTACCAGTTCGTTATTATAATTGATGCAATTGATGAATGCAACAGTGAGGAGAAACATAATATTTTAGAACTGCTTTATAGACAAATAGATAATTTTCCTCCTAACATAAAGTTTATATTCTCATCAAGAAATATTGAACAGGTTTTAAGgaaatttaaagatttaaaatcgATTCAATTAACGacttatattgaaaataaatacgaTATTTTGGAATACATTGGAAAGATAAGTAACTATGCTAAATCACAAGTTAATCTACTTTCAAATGTTGCTCGGGGGAATTTCCTCTATGTAAAGCTATTTTTACAGTCATGTGAAAAATTAGAAGAATGCGATTTTAGAAATATACCGTCTTCATTGGAAAAAATTTACGAGATGAATTTTGAAAGAGCTTTTGATGCTAAATCTAGTTTATTTGAAGAATTTATGCCGATATTTGAAGTTTTATGTACTATGACTAAACCTATGAAAGAGGAACAGATTTTTgaagttgcaaatatttcatcagAAAGTAAGCGAAAGATTGAACGTGTGATTGGCAATGAACTAGGACATTTTATCATTACTAATGATGgatatttgtcatttttacacAAAACGATTGCCGATTTTCTGACCTGTAGTTCGCGAAAtcatttaagattttttgttCATAACGAAAACGGACACAAATTATTTAGTGCATATATCTTTTAA